The following are encoded in a window of Brachyhypopomus gauderio isolate BG-103 chromosome 18, BGAUD_0.2, whole genome shotgun sequence genomic DNA:
- the ccdc90b gene encoding coiled-coil domain-containing protein 90B, mitochondrial isoform X1 produces MMHWTTFVHRQCAAQFRKHIRPCPSFIGPAPCHYPRGLHTTHPAKTYDVRKVELTPLDQRKLTFDSHACVQDLESNGFEKKQAEVIVAALVSLTTANMDIVYRDMVTGAHQEITLQQIMAHLDSIRKDMVILEKSEFANLRSENAKMKTELEQIKNRLLEESKKMQADAKLDINLERSRVTDMFTEQEKKLMEVSAEVHKKNAEIESNAVETTKKIDIEVASLKTLLESLKLQTVRYLAACIFSCLAIALGFHRLWK; encoded by the exons ATGATGCACTGGACAACATTCGTACACAGACAATGTGCAGCTCAATTCCGAAAGCACATCAGACCCTGTCCATCTTTCATAGGACCAGCACCCTGTCACTACCCTAGAG GGCTCCACACAACGCACCCCGCTAAGACATACGACGTGCGAAAAGTGGAGCTGACGCCCCTTGATCAGAGGAAACTCACCTTCGACAGTCATGCATGCGTTCAAGATCTGGAGTCCAACG GGTTTGAAAAGAAGCAAGCAGAGGTGATCGTGGCAGCACTGGTGTCTCTTACCACAGCCAACATGGACATTGTGTATAGAGATATGGTGACAGGAGCACACCAG GAAATCACACTTCAACAAATTATGGCGCATTTGGATTCTATTAGAAAGGACATGGTTATTTTGGAAAAGAGTGAATTTGCCAACTTGCGCTCAGAAAACGCA AAAATGAAAACTGAGCTTGAACAAATCAAGAACAGATTGCTT GAGGAAAGTAAGAAAATGCAAGCAGATGCTAAGTTGGACATAAATCTAGAGCGAAGTAGAGTTACTGACATG TTCACAGAACAAGAGAAGAAACTAATGGAAGTCAGTGCAGAAGTCCATAAAAAG AATGCTGAAATTGAATCCAACGCTGTGGAAACTACCAAGAAAATAGATATAGAAGTGGCTTCATTGAAAACCCTTCTGGAATCGCTCAAATTGCAGACTGTTCGATATCTTGCAG caTGCATCTTCTCCTGTTTGGCTATTGCCCTGGGATTCCATCGCCTTTGGAAATAA
- the alg8 gene encoding LOW QUALITY PROTEIN: dolichyl pyrophosphate Glc1Man9GlcNAc2 alpha-1,3-glucosyltransferase (The sequence of the model RefSeq protein was modified relative to this genomic sequence to represent the inferred CDS: deleted 1 base in 1 codon), whose protein sequence is MAAPMNSEWGWFLALALGVSFIKCLLINAYHSTDFEVHRNWLAVTHSLPVSKWYYEGTSEWTLDYPPFFAWFEYGLSHIAAYFDKEMLVVQNLNYASPATVLFQRLSVIVTDVVFIYAVKECCKCIKEDKGKELLAKPSFILATLLMWNFGLLIVDHIHFQYNGFLFGVLLLSVARHLQSRHLEGALLFSVLLNLKHIYLYIAPAYGVFLLRCFCFTHSNADGSLQWKSFSPFRLLVLGLIVLATFALSFGPFIALGQIPQVFSRLFPFKRGLCHAYWAPNVWALYNIADKVLSTFGVKLGMLDINKLPKASMTGGLVQEFQHSVLPSVSPLVTLICTLLSILPALISMWCRPSGVRGFLRCIVVCALGSFMFGWHVHEKAILMAILPLSWLAVEHREDARTFLILSTTGHFSLFPLLFTAQELPVKILLMALFTIFSFTSLKKLFRGRLLSSVEAAYLLGLIPLGVVSELVYPLTPWRHSLPFIPLLLTSSYCAVGVAYSFLRLHLPLLSAPRPLSKGKCH, encoded by the exons ATGGCGGCGCCCATGAACAGTGAGTGGGGCTGGTTTCTCGCCTTGGCTCTCGGAGTGTCTTTTATCAAATGTCTTTTAATAAATGCATA CCACTCTACAGATTTTGAAGTTCATCGGAACTGGCTTGCTGTTACTCATTCCTTGCCAGTGTCAAAGTGGTATTACGAG GGGACCTCTGAATGGACACTGGATTATCCTCCCTTTTTTGCCTGGTTTGAGTATGGACTGTCACATATTGCAGCATACTTTGATAAAGAGATGCTGGTTGTGCAGAATCTGAATTATGCGAGCCCCGCCACAGTGTTGTTCCAGAGGCTGTCTGTTATTGTGACTGATGTGGTCTTCATTTATGCAGTTAAAGA ATGTTGCAAATGTATAAAGGAAGACAAAGGGAAGGAGCTGCTGGCGAAGCCCTCTTTCATCCTGGCAACTTTGCTGATGTGGAACTTTGGACTCCTCATTGTCGATC ACATTCATTTCCAGTATAATGGGTTCCTCTTTGGTGTTCTTCTTTTATCTGTTGCAAGACATCTCCAG AGCAGGCACTTAGAAGGTGCCCTACTGTTTTCTGTCCTTCTAAACCTGAAGCACATTTATCTGTACATTGCACCAGCCTATGGAGTCTTCCTGCTGAGGTGTTTCTGTTTCACTCACAGTAATGCAG ATGGGTCATTGCAATGGAAGAGTTTCAGCCCCTTCCGATTATTAGTGCTTGGACTAATTGTTTTGGCTACGTTTGCGTTGTCATTTGGACCCTTTATTGCACTG GGTCAAATTCCACAAGTTTTTTCCAGACTCTTCCCTTTCAAACGAGGACTATGCCATGCCTACTGGGCACCCAATGTCTGGGCCCTTTACAACATAGCCGACAAAGTTCTTTCCACATTTG GTGTAAAGCTCGGGATGCTTGACATTAATAAACTTCCCAAGGCCTCAATGACTGGGGGTCTTGTACAAGAGTTCCAACACTCTGTTCTTCCATCTGTATCTCCTTTAGTGACACTTATTTGTACATTACTGTCAATCTTG CCTGCTTTAATCAGCATGTGGTGTAGACCCAGCGGTGTCAGAGGTTTCTTGCGCTGCATTGTCGTTTGTGCCCTCGGCTCTTTCATGTTTGGCTGGCATGTGCATGAGAAAGCCATTCTGATGGCAATACTTCCTTTAAG TTGGCTCGCTGTGGAGCACAGGGAGGACGCCAGGACCTTCCTGATCCTCAGCACAACGGGCCACTTCTCCCTCTTCCCCCTGCTCTTCACTGCACAAG AACTGCCCGTCAAGATCCTTCTTATGGCACTGTTTACCATTTTCAGCTTCACGTCTCTGAAGAAGCTTTTCAG AGGCCGTTTGCTGAGCTCAGTGGAAGCCGCATATCTCCTGGGCCTGATTCCCCTGGGAGTCGTCAGTGAGCTGGTTTAC CCGCTGACCCCCTGGCGCCACAGCCTGCCCTTCATCCCCCTGCTCCTGACCTCCAGCTACTGTGCTGTGGGCGTGGCCTACTCCTTCCTCAGGCTCCACCTACCACTGCTGTCGGCACCACGCCCACTGAGCAAAGGGAAATGCCACTGA
- the ccdc90b gene encoding coiled-coil domain-containing protein 90B, mitochondrial isoform X2 produces the protein MHAFKIWSPTEITLQQIMAHLDSIRKDMVILEKSEFANLRSENAKMKTELEQIKNRLLEESKKMQADAKLDINLERSRVTDMFTEQEKKLMEVSAEVHKKNAEIESNAVETTKKIDIEVASLKTLLESLKLQTVRYLAACIFSCLAIALGFHRLWK, from the exons ATGCATGCGTTCAAGATCTGGAGTCCAACG GAAATCACACTTCAACAAATTATGGCGCATTTGGATTCTATTAGAAAGGACATGGTTATTTTGGAAAAGAGTGAATTTGCCAACTTGCGCTCAGAAAACGCA AAAATGAAAACTGAGCTTGAACAAATCAAGAACAGATTGCTT GAGGAAAGTAAGAAAATGCAAGCAGATGCTAAGTTGGACATAAATCTAGAGCGAAGTAGAGTTACTGACATG TTCACAGAACAAGAGAAGAAACTAATGGAAGTCAGTGCAGAAGTCCATAAAAAG AATGCTGAAATTGAATCCAACGCTGTGGAAACTACCAAGAAAATAGATATAGAAGTGGCTTCATTGAAAACCCTTCTGGAATCGCTCAAATTGCAGACTGTTCGATATCTTGCAG caTGCATCTTCTCCTGTTTGGCTATTGCCCTGGGATTCCATCGCCTTTGGAAATAA
- the dub gene encoding LOW QUALITY PROTEIN: duboraya (The sequence of the model RefSeq protein was modified relative to this genomic sequence to represent the inferred CDS: deleted 1 base in 1 codon), producing the protein MEKESVIKPSVAELAGKFTCQPSFPTGDDGNKPARRTCPGRLQLAVSSGAEQGQDEKGEVTSQPPRRSRNSAIIEKLQANLARSPTALLPSPMSPGAVKPHPTPFSPTSSCSPCTPPAVTTPSQEEVPASFEAPAEGNVLQSINKGRARHSIKRRPPSRRQRKSSSGDGAEEESTVAPGPESTASGTGEEDAVEKQKTKVEPTDEPNRSASPDSKQPPSDGVREPSVRGDLRIG; encoded by the exons ATGGAG AAGGAGTCTGTGATAAAACCATCTGTGGCTGAACTGGCTGGAAAATTCACTTGTCAACCCTCCTTTCCTACCGGAGATGACGGG AATAAGCCCGCACGGAGGACGTGCCCTGGGAGACTACAGCTAGCTGTGAGCAGCGGTGCGGAACAGGGCCAAGATGAG AAAGGTGAAGTAACTTCTCAACCTCCTAGACGGAGCAGGAACTCAGCCATCATTGAAAAACTACAG GCAAACCTTGCTCGCTCACCCACGGCCCTCTTGCCTTCCCCAATGAGCCCA GGGGCAGTGAAACCACACCCGACACCCTTCTCCCCCACCTCATCATGCAGCCCATGCACTCCACCTGCGGTCACCACACCCAGCCAAGAGGAAGTCCCGGCCAGCTTCGAAGCACCTGCAGAAGGCAACGTTCTCCAAAGCATCAATAAG GGTAGAGCGAGACATTCCATAAAACGCCGGCCGCCATCACGCCGGCAGAGGAAGAGCAGTAGCGGGGATGGAGCAGAGGAGGAGAGCACTGTGGCTCCCGGCCCGGAGAGCACGGCTTCAGGAACCGGCGAAGAAGATGCGGTGGAGAAGCAGAAGACGAAGGTGGAGCCGACGGACGAACCAAACCGGAGCGCATCGCCTGACTCAAAGCAGCCGCCCTCGGATGGCGTTAGAGAGCCGTCCGTGCGAGGAGATCTCCGCATCGGCTGA
- the cysltr2a gene encoding cysteinyl leukotriene receptor 2, giving the protein MNSSSCSIDDFKRSVFPAVYLLIFILGVVGHSVSLYVFVSLWRKKRSLTSINLFMVNLLVSDLMQVCSLPFRVSYYLSDSKWLFGPIACRLISYIFYLNMYGSIYFMAFLNIMRYLALVRPYLFKRLQSCGNGRVVCLFIWLFVMLASSPLLIMGGGTGNSTDTCMELPKDHSFIEILSVINNATLAVGFVVPTAVILWCSIFVARGLLRPGPTRRMVNTSRKKSGALVIISLGIFMISFLPYHVTRLVFLQAEIKWRLHNSTQSCDHIEAIRKAAVITLCLGTANTCLDPILFFFVGENVRGFFRKLLRSEDRSLYQQRAELQVLQT; this is encoded by the coding sequence ATGAATTCCAGCAGCTGCTCCATTGATGATTTCAAGCGCTCGGTGTTTCCCGCTGTTTACCTGCTGATCTTCATCCTTGGTGTCGTGGGTCATTCAGTCTCTCTCTACGTCTTCGTCAGTCtgtggaggaagaagaggagccTGACATCAATCAACCTGTTCATGGTGAACCTGCTGGTGTCGGACCTGATGCAGGTGTGCTCCTTGCCCTTCAGAGTTTCCTACTATCTGTCTGACTCAAAGTGGCTCTTTGGGCCCATAGCGTGCCGCCTCATCTCCTATATCTTCTACCTCAATATGTACGGCTCCATCTACTTCATGGCCTTTCTGAACATAATGCGCTACTTGGCCCTGGTGCGGCCGTACCTCTTCAAGCGCCTGCAGAGCTGCGGTAATGGCCGTGTGGTTTGTTTGTTCATCTGGTTGTTTGTGATGCTGGCTAGCAGTCCTCTGCTCATCATGGGAGGCGGGACGGGCAACAGCACCGACACGTGCATGGAGCTGCCCAAAGACCACAGTTTCATCGAGATACTGTCGGTCATCAACAACGCTACACTAGCTGTGGGCTTTGTGGTGCCCACGGCGGTCATCTTATGGTGCTCCATCTTCGTAGCCCGTGGACTGCTAAGGCCTGGTCCGACGCGGCGCATGGTCAACACCTCGAGAAAGAAGAGTGGCGCTCTAGTCATCATCAGCCTGGGAATCTTCATGATCTCCTTCTTGCCGTATCATGTAACGAGGCTTGTCTTCTTACAAGCAGAGATTAAGTGGAGGTTGCACAATTCCACGCAGTCCTGCGATCACATCGAGGCAATCCGTAAAGCTGCTGTGATAACACTTTGCTTAGGCACAGCCAACACCTGTCTGGACCCCATCCTTTTCTTCTTTGTTGGAGAAAATGTCCGAGGGTTCTTCAGGAAGCTGCTGAGGTCTGAAGACAGAAGTCTGtaccagcagagggcagagtTGCAAGTACTGCAGACATGA
- the lpar6b gene encoding lysophosphatidic acid receptor 6, translating to MQNNTTNCEVNDVFKYTLYKSVFSLVFLLGLVFNMTALYIFSCALKQRNETTTYMLNLVVSDLLFVLSLPFRIFYFVTRSWPFGETLCKLSVTLFYTNMYGSILFLTCISADRFLAIVYPFASRSLRTKRNAKLACGTVWLVVVSASLSAGFKLETSASGNNKTLCFENYTNAQWQSTLSRVVVVMETVGFVIPLLINIICSVMMLRTLRTPEVIRGGGQLNKAKILRMIVVHLLIFCVCFTPYNVNLVFYALVRSKVIQNCTVESVVRTIYPIAFCLTVMNCCCDPIIYYFTSETIQNSIRRKSNFLRSKTKDSNDLDSKGLSKRNFTNLSVKFMRGESTV from the coding sequence ATgcaaaacaacacaacaaactGTGAGGTCAACGACGTGTTTAAGTACACTCTGTACAAGTCCGTGTTCAGCCTCGTGTTTCTACTAGGACTGGTCTTCAACATGACAGCTTTGTACATCTTCTCCTGTGCACTGAAACAACGAAACGAGACCACCACCTACATGCTGAACCTGGTGGTGTCGGACCTACTCTTCGTCCTCAGCTTGCCTTTCAGGATATTTTACTTCGTCACGCGGAGCTGGCCCTTTGGAGAAACGCTCTGCAAGCTCTCCGTCACGTTGTTCTACACCAACATGTACGGGAGCATCTTGTTCCTCACGTGCATCAGCGCGGACCGCTTCCTGGCCATCGTTTACCCGTTCGCCTCCAGGTCCCTGCGCACCAAGCGCAACGCCAAACTGGCCTGCGGCACGGTGTGGCTCGTGGTGGTGTCGGCGAGCCTGTCGGCGGGCTTCAAACTGGAAACGTCGGCGTCGGGCAACAACAAGACGCTGTGCTTCGAGAACTACACGAACGCGCAGTGGCAGTCCACGCTAtccagggtggtggtggtgatggagacgGTGGGCTTCGTCATCCCGCTGCTGATCAACATCATCTGCTCCGTGATGATGCTGAGGACCCTCCGCACCCCCGAGGTCATCAGGGGCGGAGGTCAGCTGAACAAGGCCAAGATCCTGCGCATGATCGTGGTGCACCTGCTCATCTTCTGCGTCTGCTTCACGCCGTACAACGTCAACCTGGTCTTCTACGCCCTGGTCCGAAGCAAGGTCATCCAGAACTGCACAGTGGAGTCCGTGGTCAGAACCATCTATCCCATAGCGTTCTGCCTCACCGTGATGAACTGCTGCTGCGACCCCATCATTTATTACTTCACCTCGGAAACCATTCAGAACTCCATCAGGCGCAAGTCGAATTTTCTACGCAGCAAAACGAAGGACTCCAACGATCTGGACTCTAAAGGCCTCTCCAAGAGGAACTTCACGAATCTGAGTGTAAAGTTCATGCGTGGTGAGTCCACAGTGTAA
- the pcf11 gene encoding pre-mRNA cleavage complex 2 protein Pcf11 encodes MSDEAREDACREYQSSLEDLTFNSKPHINMLTILAEENIQFTKDIVAIIEAQIAKAPPAEKLPVLYLVDSIVKNVGGEYLEVFAKNLITSFICVFEKVDENTRKSLFKLRSTWDDIFPLKKLYALDVRVNSIDPAWPIKPLPPNVNSSIHVNPKFLKPTEELASPRAMTPQPQGHSTVSEKNLTQEQKIRQQLLAKQKQLLELQQKKIELELEQTKAQLAASTNHPPVAVQVPFDPPPVVSQSGPTPHTKPWPPAQAEKASTRDPRLNRGPATTVNTKEQGTHKKENPVTPSMSTPDKRGPVPTSKLMRIPKKDSSATEDKAKSKSASPSGKGVFNKSRDIEVEHTKASDVNKKDPRLRKQVNEKTDSKEEDGREKKRTSEKKERDDGVKGSEQQRSTTARAKPVNGSLNKHERLESFQKQEIKVNKANIRKRSRSRSRSPPAHSPKRKERRSPKRRTRSITPPKLGKGRQLSKHPHNEDSVQQSSTREERSAPKKNISEQRRLKRPLEDRPPEHRDMQPQRISPADRKSTKDAKKWKSGWDENKPLKQPEPDLSHGKPGPQRHKTWGSNQRPATPRTLKQHRLSVDANLQIPEVLNSASKRDLLRKASQRMANGEISQEDFLNVAHQIKQLFQYQEERQRSDSWEGSSDDGSYISKKKHLHGNMSAELSYLEHKLKLKKTRLQRPVNECSPLSDGLLHHKTQHEDDPFNESSDSHKRSGDTLKPFSGHDDPRRNDRPPSRTGHTFRNTPSPVNCEIISGKSPVLPFERPSSPMELDQLDDGEISPRFESPNSVHSGTDNDGPISSEVPSRHDVISGAGRGGRNHSESPGQTPPHSEGPTSQANMLRHDGPNIPRFEGHKSSHPSNEGVHGHIGQQRSDGLSRPQPLGRYEGNTGPGRYDGPGGHGPSRYDGHGRYDSHGPNRFERPPLLKGPGRYDNHSMPHGPVRFGEPHSVGRFEGPGRFDSPMGHQGPGRFDGQGPMRYENSVHPNRFEGPTRFDNPHMPPGPPAGFDSPMRYPSGPVNYEGQRRIENPASQGSIMRFDSPVQQAPIRFDGQPPGISRYDSAPQVPPRYRGPPNIQNSMRPQGQTMFDQPQGQSQGPMLTPGVPPPSFNVAPPNAFPSQPQPFHIQPNVSQASNFNVPVSAPSGFQNSYRPVAPFPTAPVGNLPQPMGVIPAPGQTFIPQTPVPFNPSTSQFVQPESHLGQMDVNDLVAKLISTGIIKPTQADTSSSESTSVPQIQSVPEEEEPEEEEQDDDENLPDLTGFVLDDMKQRYEGVITKLYTGIQCYSCGMRFTASQTDVYADHLDWHYRQNRSEKDISKKVTHRRWYYSLTDWIEFEEIADLEERAKSQFFEKVHEEDVQKTQEAAKEREFQSVKAAPDVVDESCEICQEQFEMYWEEEEEEWHLKNAIRDDGKTYHPSCYEDYKNTSSFVDCTPSPNKMLTENPLNAFLKQEKEGEASCSSIKEETAEVNIDALTVKDEVQVKLEGESQPSAIIF; translated from the exons ATGTCGGACGAGGCGAGGGAAGACGCCTGTCGGGAGTACCAGTCGTCGCTCGAAGACTTGACTTTCAACAGCAAACCGCACATCAACATGCTGACCATCCTAGCCGAGGAGAACATCCAGTTCACCAAGGATATCGTCGCAATAATTGAAGCACAAATCGCCAAG GCGCCTCCTGCCGAGAAGCTCCCTGTTTTGTACTTAGTGGATTCCATAGTGAAGAATGTTGGAGGAGAGTACCTTGAAGTGTTTGCTAAAAACCTAATCACTTCctttatttgtgtttttgagAAG GTGGATGAGAACACTAGGAAAAGCCTCTTCAAATTGCGCTCCACATGGGATGATATTTTCCCTTTGAAGAAACTGTATGCTTTAGATGTTCGTGTGAATTCTATTGATCCTGCTTGGCCAATCAAGCCGCTTCCACCCAATGTGAATTCAAGTATCCATGTCAACCCCAAATTTTTAAAGCCG ACTGAAGAACTAGCATCTCCGAGGGCCATGACACCACAACCACAGGGTCATTCCACAGTCAGTGAGAAGAACTTGACACAGGAGCAAAAAATAAGACAACAATTGCTTGCTAAGCAAAAGCAGTTGCTAGAACTTCAGCAGAAGAAGATAGAGCTTGAACTTGAACAGACAAAAGCCCAGCTG GCTGCTAGTACAAACCACCCACCCGTTGCTGTTCAAGTCCCATTTGATCCACCACCAGTGGTCAGCCAGTCGggtcctacaccacacaccaaacCATGGCCTCCAGCACAGGCAGAAAAGGCATCAACCAGGGACCCTAGGTTAAACCGAGGTCCTGCTACAACAGTCAACACAAAAGAGCAAGGAACACACAAGAAGGAGAACCCAGTCACACCATCTATGAGTACACCAGATAAAAGGGGGCCTGTGCCCACAAGTAAGCTAATGAGAATCCCTAAAAAAGATTCCTCTGCAACTGAGGACAAAGCAAAATCCAAATCGGCATCACCATCAGGTAAAGGCGTCTTTAATAAAAGCAGAGACATTGAAGTTGAACATACAAAGGCATCAGATGTTAATAAAAAAGACCCAAGGTTAAGGAAGCAGGTGAATGAAAAGACTGACTCGAAAGAGGAAGATGGCAGGGAGAAGAAAAGGACTtcagagaaaaaagaaagagatgATGGAGTTAAGGGCAGTGAGCAGCAGAGGTCCACCACTGCTAGAGCCAAGCCTGTGAACGGGTCTCTGAATAAGCACGAACGACTTGAGTCTTTTCAGAAACAAGAGATTAAAGTCAATAAAGCTAATATCAGGAAGAGATCTCGGTCAAGATCTCGCTCACCACCTGCACATTCTcctaaaagaaaagaaaggcgGTCCCCAAAGCGAAGAACGAGGAGCATCACTCCACCCAAATTGGGTAAGGGTAGGCAATTGAGCAAACACCCACATAATGAGGACTCTGTCCAACAATCAAGCACCAGAGAGGAGCGAAGTGCACCGAAGAAGAACATTTCTGAACAAAGACGGTTAAAAAGACCTCTAGAAGATCGGCCTCCTGAACATAGAGACATGCAACCACAGAGGATATCGCCTGCAGACCGTAAAAGTACAAAAGATGCCAAGAAATGGAAAAGTGGGTGGGACGAAAATAAGCC TCTCAAACAACCTGAGCCGGATCTTTCACATGGCAAACCAGGGCCTCAGAGGCATAAAACATGGGGCAGTAATCAAAGACCTGCAACACCACGGACACTGAAACAGCACCGTCTGAGTGTTGATGCCAACTTACAAATACCAGAAGTGCTCAATTCTGCCAGCAAGAGAGATCTTTTACGAAAG GCTAGCCAAAGGATGGCTAATGGAGAGATATCCCAGGAAGACTTCCTCAATGTGGCTCACCAAATCAAGCAGCTTTTTCAATATCAAGAAGAAAGACAGAGGTCTGATTCTTGGGAGGGGTCGAGTGATGATGGTTCGTATATATCTAAAAAGAAGCACCTTCATGGAAACATGTCTGCTGAACTCTCTTACCTGGAGCACAAATTGAAGCTGAAAAAAACACGGCTGCAGCGCCCAG TTAATGAGTGCTCTCCTCTGAGTGACGGTCTGCTTCATCATAAGACACAACATGAGGATGATCCATTCAATGAATCCTCAGATTCACACAAAAGGAGTGGTGATACCCTAAAACCATTCTCTGGACATGACGATCCTAGAAGAAATGACAGACCACCATCTCGAACAGGACATACTTTCAGGAATACACCAAGTCCAGTCAACTGTGAAATCATCTCTGGGAAATCTCCAGTTCTGCCGTTTGAAAGACCATCATCACCTATGGAACTGGATCAGCTTGATGATGGGGAGATCAGTCCCAGGTTTGAAAGTCCTAACAGTGTTCACTCTGGTACAGACAATGATGGTCCTATAAGTTCTGAAGTTCCTTCAAGGCATGATGTGATCTCGGGAGCAGGAAGAGGTGGACGAAATCATAGTGAATCTCCTGGGCAAACACCGCCTCATTCTGAAGGACCTACCTCGCAGGCGAATATGTTGAGACATGATGGACCAAACATTCCACGATTTGAGGGACACAAGAGTTCCCATCCTTCAAATGAAGGGGTACATGGGCACATAGGACAACAAAGATCAGATGGACTGTCCAGACCTCAACCACTAGGCAGATATGAGGGAAACACAGGCCCAGGAAGATACGATGGACCTGGTGGTCATGGACCATCTAGATATGATGGACATGGTAGATACGATTCCCATGGACCAAACCGATTTGAACGACCCCCGCTATTGAAAGGCCCTGGAAGATATGATAACCATTCTATGCCACATGGGCCAGTCAGGTTTGGAGAACCACATAGTGTTGGGCGGTTTGAGGGACCAGGACGTTTTGACAGTCCAATGGGACATCAAGGACCTGGAAGATTTGATGGTCAAGGACCGATGCGTTATGAAAATTCAGTGCACCCTAATCGATTTGAGGGCCCCACAAGGTTTGATAATCCCCATATGCCACCTGGTCCCCCAGCAGGATTTGATAGCCCTATGAGATATCCTTCTGGGCCTGTAAATTATGAAGGGCAACGGCGAATTGAAAATCCGGCCAGCCAGGGTAGCATAATGCGCTTTGACAGCCCAGTGCAACAAGCACCCATAAGATTTGATGGGCAACCTCCTGGCATTTCTAGATATGACTCTGCACCACAAGTTCCTCCAAGATACCGTGGACCTCCAAATATACAAAACTCAATGAGACCGCAAGGACAGACGATGTTTGATCAACCTCAGGGTCAGAGTCAGGGCCCGATGTTGACTCCTGGTGTCCCACCACCTAGTTTCAATGTGGCACCACCAAATGCATTTCCCAGTCAACCACAACCATTTCACATCCAACCAAATGTTTCCCAGGCCTCAAACTTCAACGTGCCAGTTTCTGCACCTTCAGGATTTCAGAATTCATATAGGCCCGTTGCCCCATTTCCTACTGCTCCTGTAGGAAACCTCCCTCAACCT ATGGGTGTTATTCCAGCTCCGGGTCAGACCTTCATACCACAAACCCCAGTGCCTTTCAATCCATCAA CTTCCCAGTTTGTGCAGCCTGAGAGTCATCTTGGTCAAATGGATGTGAATGATCTGGTAGCTAAGCTAATATCCACTGGTATTATCAAACCAACACAAGCAGATACCAGCAGTAGTG AATCCACATCGGTACCTCAGATTCAGAGTGTACCCGAAGAGGAGGAaccagaggaagaggagcaagaTGATGATGAAAACCTCCCTGATTTGACTGGCTTCGTTTTAGATGACATGAAACA GAGATATGAAGGTGTTATCACCAAACTGTACACTGGAATCCAGTGCTATTCCTGTGGAATGCGCTTTACTGCCTCTCAGACTGATGTTTATGCTGATCACTTGGACTGGCATTATAGACAGAATCGATCTGAAAAAGACATTAGTAAGAAAGTAACACATCGGCGCTGGTACTACAGTTTGACA GACTGGATTGAATTTGAAGAAATTGCTGATCTTGAGGAGAGAGCAAAGAGTCAATTCTTTGAAAAAGTCCATGAGGAAGATGTACAGAAAACACAGGAAGCAGCTAAAGAGAGAGAGTTCCAGAGTGTTAAGGCTGCCCCAGATGTTGTTGATGAA TCTTGTGAAATATGCCAGGAGCAGTTTGAGATGTactgggaggaagaggaggaggagtggcaCTTGAAAAATGCCATTCGAGATGATGGAAAG ACATATCATCCCTCGTGTTATGAAGACTACAAAAAT ACATCATCCTTTGTGGATTGTACACCATCACCCAATAAAATGCTGACAGAAAACCCTttaaatgctttcttaaaacaagAGAAGGAAGGTGAGGCGTCATGCTCCAGTATTAAAGAAGAAACCGCTGAGGTGAACATAGATGCTCTGACGGTAAAAGATGAGGTTCAGGTTAAGTTGGAAGGAGAGTCACAACCTAGTgcaattattttttaa